The Sinorhizobium fredii USDA 257 region CCGCATGTTCACGTCGAGCTCTTCATTGTCGAGAATGAGTTGCACCTGGACGTCCGGGTAGAGCGCCATGAATTCCTGGACCTTGTCCGTCAGCCAGCCCTGGCCGAGACCGACGGTCGTGGTGATGCGCAATTTTCCGCTCGGCTTGTCGGTCGTCTCGGTGAGCTTCGCCTTGACGCTCTCGAGCTTCATCAGCACTTCGTGCGCCGTCCGATAGAGCATCTCGCCCTGTTCGGTCAGAATCAAACCGCGCGCGTGGCGATGAAACAGTTTGATGCCGACATCCTGCTCGAGCGCGCTGACCTGCCGGCTGATTGCCGATTGCGAGAGGTGAAGTTTGTCTGCCGCATGCGTGAACGAGCCGGCCTCGGCCGCCGCATGAAATATGCGCAGTTTGTCCCAGTCTAGCGACATGAAATCCCCCATAAAGGACCGTTCGGAGGAAAGGGTAGAGTCCTCCGCGCGTCACCGATGCGTCTGTTCCCATGCGAAGCCACGCCCTCTACAGCGCCGCGTCAAGTCAGACGCAAAGATCGCCGTAGAACTTTGAATTACCGCATGTTTTTATCCTTAGATCGGCTCCGAACTAAGGAAACATGCAATAGGACGTAGGCCCCGTTTTGCAGCTTCTATTCGGCTGCAATTGCGACGGGCATATGACCCGCCAGATATTTCTCCGCCTCGAGCGCCGCCATGCAGCCCATCCCGGCGGCGGTGACCGCCTGACGATAGATATCGTCGGTCACGTCGCCGGCAGCAAAAACCCCGGCGACATCGGTCGCGGTCGAGTCCGGCGCCGTCCAGAGATAACCGTTTGGCTTCTGGCGCAGCTTGCCCTTGAAGAGTTCCACGGCCGGTGCATGACCGATTGCGACGAACACGCCATCCGCCGCCATTTCGGAAAGAACGCCGGTCTTGGTATTGCGAAGTTTCGCGCCATTGACCGAAGCCGGCATCGGCGGTTTTGCCGGTGTACCGAGATATTCGACCACTTCATGGTCCCAAACGATCTTGACGTTCGACTTGGCGAACAGGCGTTCCTGCAGGATCTTTTCCGCCCGGAATGAATCCCGGCGGTGGACGACCGTGACCGTCTTGGCCAGATTCGAGAGATAGAGCGCTTCCTCGACGGCGGAGTTGCCGCCGCCGACGACGATAACGTCCTTGTTGCGATAGAAGAAGCCGTCGCAGGTGGCGCAGGCGGAAACGCCGAAGCCCATGAAAGCCGGCTCGGTCTCGATCCCTAGCCACTTGGCCTTGGCGCCGGTCGCAATGATCAGGGCGTCGGTCGTCCATTCTGTGCCGCTGTCCGTCCTGATGCGGAACGGCCGCACGGAAAGGTCGACATCGGTGACGATGTCGTTGACGATCTCCGCGCCGACATGCATCGCCTGCTTCAGCATCTGCTCCATCATCCAGGGCCCCTGGACCGGATCGGCATAGCCCGGATAGTTCTCCACATCCGTGGTGATCATCAACTGGCCGCCTTGCTCCATACCGGCAATGAGCACGGGCGAAAGCATGGCGCGGGCCGTATAAATCGCTGCCGTGTACCCGGCAGGGCCGGAGCCGATGATCAGCACTTTGGTGTGGCGGGCGGTCATGCTTGGGTCCTTAGTTCGCCGGACGGGCGTGCGAGCCGGTTCGGTTCGATGCTAAAAAATATCGCCTTACTTTAGGTATTCACAGCGCGCTCTTTCAAGGGCACCGCTGCTGATACACACAAGTGGTTGCGTCCGCACCATGAATTTGACACCAGATCGGGCATTTTTGCATCGTTTTCGATGCAAAACGACCAATCGGGGGTCTGGAATCCGGCAAGCTGCGTCGTCGTCGGCGACGGCAGAAAGGTTTTTGTGCACGCAACCCCTTGCACTCTCGTTCAAGGGCGCAGTTACGTGCTACCCACAGCATGAAGAATATCGCCTCGGGCGAGACCCGACTCGCCCCGCCCGGGGAGCGGCGGGCAAGGGGAACCTCGTCGAGCGAGCTCCATGGAAACGGGGATTGGCAAATGGTCTTACGCGTCGACCTCGATGCAATCGACATGAAAATTCTGCGCGAGTTGCAAGGCAATGGGCGCATGACGAATGTGGAACTGGCCGAACGCGTGGGCATCTCGGCGCCGCCATGCCTGCGCCGCGTTCGCAAGCTCGAGGAAGCCGGCGTCATCCGCGGTTACCGCGCCCTTCTGAATGCCTCTGCGCTCGGTTACGACCTGGTGGCCTTTTGCATGGTCGGGCTAAAGCACCAGTCGGACGCCAATCTCAAGGCCTTTGCTGCACGCACCGCATCATGGCCGCTCGTCCGCGAGGCCTGGATGGTCTCGGGTGAATCGGACTTTCTGCTTCAGTGCGTCGCCGAGAACCTTGCGGCCTTTCAGGATTTCGTTATTGAAGAGCTCACTGCGACGGACAATGTCGATACAGTACGGACGATGCTGACGATCCGCCAAGTGAAGGACGCCTGCCAGGTGGAGATCTAGCGAAGCATCGCCGTTGTCAATCAATCTGGGCGAAACTGGGAAGCGGAGCTTGAAACTCGCTCGACAAGAGCCCTTTCGCGCCACGCAGGCTGCCGGTCGCGGCCGGTCAGAGGATCTCCATGACGCCAAAGCTTCCCCTGTCCGCTTTCATCATCTGCTTGAACGAGGAGGCTTATCTCGGCAATTGCATCGAGAGCCTCGAACAATGCGCGGAGATCGTCATCGTCGATTCCGGCTCCACCGACGGGACGGCGGCGCTGGTGCAATCCTATATCGACAAGGGCTGGCCCATCCGGTTCATGTACGAACCATGGCGTGGCTATGCCGGGCAGAAGCAATTCGCCCTCGAGCAGTGCGGCCAGCCCTGGTGCTTCAATATCGACGCGGACGAGCGGTTCGACGAACCGCTCAAGGCTCTGTTGCCTTCGCTCTTGAACGCCCCGGCCGACATCGTCGGCTGGCGGGTGGCGCGCCGCCCCTATCTGATCGGCTACGGCTACACGCCCGAAAAAGTGCAAGAACGGCGCAATCTTCGCCTGATCCGCAACGGCCGCGGCCGCTATGATCTTGGCCAGAAGGTGCATGAAGGGATCGTTCCGGACGGCAAGGTGGGCGCAGCCCGTTCCGGCAGCCTGCTGCATTATCGGCCGCTGATCATCGACGAGCAGATCCTCAAGGAGAACAAGTATTCGACGCTGAAAGCGGATCAGCAGATGGCGGAGGGCAAGGCAGCGCGGCCGTACAAGCTGCTGTTTAGTCCACCGCTCTATTTCTACCGGCTCTACTTCCGAAACGGCCTGTGGCGCTGCGGCTTTCCCGGCTTCATCGAAGCGATGACCGGAGCAGTCTACGCGTTCCTGACTGCTGCCAAGGTCTATCAGCGGCATGCGCTGAAGGCGCGGCCAAACATCGACGATGCGCTTTCCCGCTAATGCCCGGAAAAGGTGACCCATGAAAGTCATGCATATTCATTTCGGCAAGGAAGGCGGCGCGGAACGGTTCTTCGTGAACCTGGTCAACGCCCTGCATGACAGGGGTGTCGAGCAGCGCGTGCTGATCCGGCCCGGGCGTAGCTGGCGCAGCGAGATCGAGCGGAGCGCGCAGGTCTACGAGGGCGTCTTCCGCCGGCTTTCGCTGTCGCGATTTTTCCTGCAGTGGCGGATGTCGCGCATCCTGAGGGAGTTCCGGCCCGATGTCATCATGGCCTGGCAGTTGCGCGCCAGCCGCTTCATGCCTTCCTACAAGAACGCCTTACGGATTTCTCGTCTCGGCGACTATCCGGAGCATCTTGGTTACTACACCAATGTCGAGACATTGGTCTGCATCACCCCGGACATCGCCGCCAAGGTGCGGGAATTCGGATGGCGCCGTGATATCGAGGTGATCGCGAATTTCACGCGTGCCACACCCGTCGCGCCGGTCGCGCGATCGGAGATGCAAACGCCCGCCGAAGCATTCGTCGTAGTCGGCATGGGGCGTTTCGTCAAACGCAAGGGCTTCGACGGGCTGCTTCGCGCCATCCAGAAGGTCGAGGGTGTTTATCTTTGGCTGCTCGGCGACGGGCCGGAACGGGATGAGCTTGAGGCGTTGACCGACAAACTGGGAATACGCGAGCGTGTCCGCTTTCCCGGCTGGCAGACCAATGCCTATGGTTACCTCGCTGCCGGTGACGCTTTCGCGATCAATTCGTCGCATGAGCCTCTCGGCAACGTGTGTTTCGAGGGCTGGGGCGCCGGCAAACCGACTATTGCGGCACGGGCCGAAGGGCCTTCCTGGGTGATGACGCATGAGCGCGACGCCTTGATGGTGGACTGCGCCGACGACGAGGGCCTCGCGAACGCGATTCGCAGGCTGCGGGACGATCCGGTGCTACGCGAAAGACTGAGTGCCGGCGGCCGCGAAACACTGCAGACGCGCTTTTCCGAGAAGGCGATCACCGACGCCTATCTCGAGCTCTTCGCAAAAGGTGCGGCGCAGCGATGAAAGTGATGCACTTCCATTTCGGAAAAGACGGCGGCGCGGAACGTTTCTTTGTCCACCTCGTCAAGGCGCTTGCCGAACGCGGCGTCGAGCAGACAGCGGTTATCCGGCCCCACCGCCCGTGGCGCCCCGAAATCGAAGGTTCGACCAGGATAACGGAAAGCCATTTCCGGAACTTGTCTCTGGATCGCCTGCTTCTGCCGCGCAAGGTGATGCAGATGGCGCAGCGCGACAGGCCGGACGCCCTCATGGCCTGGGCACCGCGCGCCAGCCAACTGATGCCGCCTTATAAGCGGTGCATCAAGATTTCCCGGCTCGGCGACTATCCGCCTCGCCTCGACTATTTTCACAACACGGACTGCATTGTCTGCAATACGCCGGGCATTGCCGAGCATGTCCGCAAGCTCGGCTGGAAGCGGGATGTCGAGATCATTTCGAATTTCACCAGCACCGAACGTGTCGAACCTATAAGCCGGGCGACGCTCGACACGCCGGAGGGCGCGCCCGTCGTCATGTCGATGGGCCGTTTTGTGGAACGCAAGGGCTTCCACACACTCATCGAGGCCGTTGCCAAAGTGCCGGGCGCTTACCTTTGGCTGCTGGGCGATGGCGAGGAGGGGGAAAACCTCCACAAGCTCGCAACCGATCTCGGCGTCAGCCAAAGGGTCCGCTTCGCCGGCTGGCAGAAGGACACGAGACGCTTCCTCGCGGCGGCCGATATTTTCGTCATGGCTTCGAACCACGAACCGCTCGGCAATGTCATCCTGGAAGCCTGGGCCCAGGGAACGCCAGTCGTCTCGAGTCGCTCCGAAGGGCCGCAATGGTTCATGCGCGATGGCGAGAACGGCCTGATGGTCGACATCGGCGATGCCGATGGGTTCGCCCGCGCGATCGAGCGGATTGCCGACGATCGCAGCTTGGGCGCCGCACTCGCCGAACGGGGACATCAGACGCTGGTCAGTCATTTCTCCAAGGAGGCGATCACCGACGCCTATCTGACGCTATTCGCCTCGAAACGGTAAGCTTCAGCGTCAGCGCATCAGACGGTCGTAGATCGCGCCGATTGCCCGAGCTTCGCCCTCGATAGCGAAATCTCTGGACGCACGCGCCAGACCGTTCGCGGCGGCAGCCGCAAGGCGGGGCAGGTCGTCCATGAAGGTGGCGGCGCCATCGACCATCGCTTCGAGATTGCCGGCCGGAATGATGAGCCCGGTTTCGTCCGGCCCTTCTGCGATCAGTTCCGAAAAGGCGCCGACGTCACTTGCCACGACCGGCACGCCGCTCGCCATCGCCTCGAGTGGCGTCAGACCGAAGCCTTCCCAGCGCTGCGGCGCGACAAAGAGATCGAGGGCGCGATACCAATCGGGAATATTCGTGTGCTCGCCGACGAACAACAGGCGATCGGCGAGCCCCGCCTTGGCGACCCGGTCCTTCAATTCAGCCTCGAAGGCGAGGTGAGGGCCCGTGGCGCGTCCGGCGACGATCGCACCCCATTCGGGCCGGCCGGGCAAAAGGGCGATCATGCTGTCGACGAAAAGGTCGGTTCCCTTCTGGTGGCGGACACGGCCGAAGCAGCCGACGTATTTCCTGGACGGATCGAGATCGAGCCCACGCTTCGCTGCCGCCTTGTCGACCGGCGGGTGGAAACGTTTGGTGTCGATACCGTGCAGGATGACAGTGCTCGGCACCGCCAGATAGGCGGCGGTCTTGGCGCTGGTGGCGATCACCGCATCCATCCGGCCGATGAGGAACTTGCTCCACCCGGTATGCCGCCGCTGCGAGGCGGAGGTGAAGACGATCCGGATCTTCATGCGCAGCAGGTCGCGCAGCAGGATTGCCGGCAGCATTTCGACATTGCGGCGCGCATGCCAGACGCGGCAGCGGCGGCCTTTCGGCGTCCGCCACAGCTGGATCAGGTCGCGAAACCGGATCGATGGCAGACTCGTGGGCAGCCCGAGCCCGAGGACCGCGATCTTCTGCCCGAGGTTGCGCTGAACGGGAACAAGCTGGATGATCGTCGAAGTGACGCCGGAGAGCCGTCGCTTGAAATTGGGCGCAATAATCTCGATGTCCCGAATATCGGCCACGTGAGCGCTCTCCTTGCGCCGCTAGCAATCAGTTGTTTGGGGGAGAGGGGGGCGGAGCGAACGCCGCGCCCTGGGTGGAATGGCGAGGCCCTGTTCGGCCTCTGCCGCGTTCGCGCGTTTCGGCCGTGGGATCGGGCGCTCAGCCCCACTGAACGGCGAGGATCTCGTAGGCCTTGGAGCCACCCGGTGCGTTCACTTCGATCGAGTCTCCGACTTCCTTGCCGATCAGCGCGCGGGCGATCGGCGACGAGATCGAGATCCGGCCAGCCTTGACGTCAGCTTCCTGGTCTCCGACGATCTGGTAGGTCTTTTCTTCCTCAGTGTCCTCGTCGACGAGCTTGACCCTCGCGCCGAACTTGATCTTCGAGCCGGACATCTTCGACAGATCGATGACCTCGGCCCGGGCGATCAGATCTTCGAGCTCGGAAACGCGGCCCTCGTTGTGGCTCTGGGCCTCCTTGGCGGCATGGTACTCGGCATTTTCCGACAGGTCCCCATGGGCACGCGCCTCGGCGATCGCTTCGATGATTCGCGGGCGTTCTTCCTGCTGGCGCCAGCGCAGTTCCTCCTGCAGATTGGCGAATCCACCCTGGGTCATCGGAACTTTGTCGACCATTTCATTGTCCTTTACCAAGCGCGCGGCGCCACCTCCCGGCGGCATCGACGCAAAAGAAAACGGTCCCCGGTGCAAAAGCACCGGAACCGTCCGAAACATCCGAACCGTTCTTATAACAGAAACGGAACTGCGAAAGCCAGATTTTTCGCGACTGTCCACGGGCGGCCAAGGCCGCATACGACCTTGAGCTTCTCGCAATAAGCGGTCACTTGCAAAAGGCCTCTTTACCTCAACAGCACTTGAGGTTGTATCAATGCTGGTTCCATGAACAAACGATCGGAACCAATCTATGAGTGTAGCCGAAGAGAACCCGAGGATCTCCAGCGTGACAAGGCACAGGGAAGGCGAGGGACGCTGGAGCGAGTTGCTACGGAGGGATCATCTCGCCGCGACCGTGACATTGTGCCTCGGCGTCGCGCTCTTTGCTTTCAACGAATTCTTCATTTCGACGGCCTTGCCGACGGCGGTCGAGGAGTTCGGTGGCGCAGCCTTGCTGTCCTGGGCCTTCACCCTCTACCTCGTCTTCGCCATCATCGGCGGCGCCCTGGCGGCCAATCAGAAAGCCCGATTCGGTGCGCGCAATACGCTCATCGCTGCAGCGCTTGTCTTCGCCACAGGCACCGTCATAGCGACCTTGGCGACCGGAATGCCGCAAGTGCTCGCCGGCAGGCTGCTGCAGGGACTGGGCGAGGGCATCATTGCCGGGGTTTGCTACGCACTGATACCGGAGCTTTTTCCGCCGCGGCTCGTTCCCAAGGTCTTCGGGGCGGAAGCGATCGTCTGGGCTTCTGCAGCCTTTGCCGGACCGCTGATCTCCGGGCTACTCACGGAATACTGGTCGTGGCGCGCCGCCTTCTTCGTCAACATACCGGCCGTGGCGGTCTTCATCGCCCTCGTCATTGCGATCGTCGGTCAGCCGAAGCAACGCACGGTAGCGGCGGGCGCCGTTCCATTGCCGCGACTTGTCGCTTTCGGCCTCGGGATCTTGCTGATCTCGCTCTCCAACACCGCCAGCAAGGGTTATGTGATGGCGGTTTTGCTCATGATGGCACTCGCAGTTTTCATAATTGCGATCCGGTCCGACCGCAGATCGCCGCATTCCATTCTGCCGTCCGGTGCGTTCTCGCTCCGCACCGCACTTGGCACCGGCCTCTGGGTCGTTCTGTTGATGCCGCTGGCCCAGGCATCCGGTTCCGTCTATCTCGTCTATTCCATGCAGCAGCTGTGGGACTTCGGACCAACAGCCGCCGGCTTTTCCAGCGCCTTAATGGCCATGTCCTGGAGTGCAACAGCAATTGTGGTCGCCAGTCTGCCCTCGCATGCATTTCGCATTCGGCTGATGTGGACGGGACCGCTGATCCTCTGCCTTGGTCTCGTCGGGCTGACACTCGCCGTCGGCAGCGGCGAGCACCGGCTCGTCTTCATCGGGCAGGTGGCGATCGGTGCAGGCTTCGGGATCAGTTGGGGAACGCTCAGCCAGTTCCTGATGGACGTGTCGACCAGAGAGGAACGCGACAAGATCTCGGCGCTACTGCCGACGCTGCAATCGGCCGGCTACGCGATCGGAGCTGCCGCTTTCGGCGCAACCGCCAATGCATTCGGCTTCGATGAAGGCGCCAGCGACAATGTGTTGTCTTTGTCGTTGCTTGCCGTGTTTGCACTCGCTTGCGTGATTGCCGTCGCATCGGTCTTCTTTGCCGTCAGCACGCTAAGCTTGTCGCGGCAGGCACCTTCAGCCGCCACGCTCAAGTGAGAGCTCCAGTCACGGCGGAGAGGACGGCATTCTCAGGGAGGCGTCGCCTGGACGACGCCTGCCAATGAAAGCAAACTGCTCGTGGCCGCGGCCTTCGGATGGCGCGACGGTCGCGAGCAGTTTACCCTCGCTCGAGCGTACCTCCACCTTCAGCGATCCATAGTCCGCATCACGGCCGATCTTGTCGGCAATGCGCCGAGCGTAATAAAGCGCCGAACCCTCGTCGAAATGGACGATGCCATCCTCATCGATGAAGCGTTCATCGCCCCAGCGGAGATCGAAAAAATAGAGTTGCACGTCGTGGCCCCGCTTCGCGCGTTGCCGTTGATTGCGGCTTTGCTGACGGGTGGCATGGAACCACGGCGCATCCGAATGCAGCCTGAAGCAAACGTTCAGGTTGCATTCAGATATCTAACGAGAATTGACGCGCAATGGCGCACCGGAAAACAGATGCGCTATCAGGCATTCGTCAAGCCTCGAAATAGCTCTGCAGCGGACGCACCTCGAGGCTCCCGGCCTTCAGCGCCTTGATGGCGTGTGCCGCTGCCTCGGCTCCGGCCATGGTCGTATAATAGGGAACCTTCTGCATCAGGGTCGCACGGCGGAGCGACTTCGAGTCGGAGATCGCCTTGTTGCCATCCGTTGTGTTGATGACGAGCTGGATCTGGCGGTTGCGAATGGCGTCTTCGACGTGCGGCCGGCCCTCGAGCACCTTGTTCACCTTGGTGGCGGTAATGCCATGCTCGGCCAGGAACCGGGCCGTGCCGCCGGTTGCCATGACTTTGAATCCGATGTCCACGAGAACGCGGATGGCCGGCAGCACGCGTGCCTTGTCCTCGTCGCGCACCGAGACGAAGACGGTTCCGTCGCGCGGCAGGTCGACGCCGGCGCCGAGCTGGGACTTGGCGAAAGCCAGCGCATAGTCGGTATCGAGGCCGATCACTTCGCCGGTCGAGCGCATTTCGGGACCGAGCAGCGTGTCGACGCCGGGGAACCGGGCGAAGGGAAACACGGCTTCCTTGACGGCAATGTGCTTCAGATTGCGCGGATCCGGCTTCTTCCCATAGGCGGCAATCGCGTCATCCAGAGTTTCCCCGGCCATCACCCGTGCGGCGATTTTCGCAATCGGCGCCCCGATCGTCTTGGCGACGAACGGGACCGTGCGGGAGGCGCGCGGATTAACTTCGAGCACGTAGATCGTGCCGTCCTTGATGGCGAACTGCACGTTCATCAATCCGCCGACGTTCAGTGCCTTGGCAAGCGCTGCCGTCTGACGCTCGAGTTCGTCCACCAGGTCGTTGTCGAGCGAGTGCACCGGCAGCGAGCAGGCCGAGTCGCCAGAGTGAATGCCCGCCTCCTCGATATGCTCCATGATACCGGAAACGAAGACATCCTTGCCGTCGCACAAGCAATCGACATCCACTTCGATCGCATTCGTCAGATAGCTGTCGAAGAGCAGCGGGTTCTTGCCGAGCAGCGTGTTGATCTGGCCGGTCTTGTCGTTCGGATAGCGCTGCTTGATGTCTTCCGGCACGAGTCCGGGAACGGTGTCGAGCAGGTAGCTCTGCAGCATGCTTTCCGAATGGATGATCTGCATGGCGCGGCCGCCGAGAACGTAAGACGGCCGCACGACCAGCGGAAAGCCGATTTCGCCAGCGACGAGACGGGCCTGTTCGACGGAGTAGGCGATGCCGTTGCGCGGCTGGTTGAGGTCGAGCTTCATCAAGAGCTTCTGGAAGCGGTCGCGGTCTTCGGCAAGATCGATCGCGTCAGGTGCCGTGCCGAGGATCGGGATGCCGTTCTTCTCCAGCGCTTCCGCAAGCTTCAGCGGCGTCTGGCCGCCGAACTGCACGATTACGCCGTGCAAGGTGCCGTTTTCCTGTTCGGCCCGCATGATCTCGATCACGTCTTCGGCCGTCAGCGGCTCGAAATAGAGCCGGTCGGAGGTGTCGTAGTCGGTCGAAACGGTTTCCGGGTTGCAGTTGATCATGATCGCTTCATAACCGGCGTCCTTCAAGGCGAAGGCCGCGTGGCAGCAGCAATAATCAAATTCGATGCCCTGGCCGATCCGGTTCGGGCCGCCGCCGAGAATGACGACCTTCTTGCGATCGGAGACCTGTGCCTCGGAGCGGGCAGCGCCGACGAACGGCGTTTCATAGGTCGAATACATGTAGGCGGTCGGCGAAGCGAACTCCGCCGCGCAGGTATCGATGCGCTTGTAGACCGGGCGGACGTTCAGCGCATTGCGCAGCTCCGCCACTTCCTTCGGGCGCTTGCCGGTCAGCGTCGCAAGCCGGGCGTCCGAGAAGCCCATCGCCTTCAGCATTCTGAGGTTTTCGGCATCCTGCGGCAGGCCGTGTTCGCGGATGCGGGCCTCCATGTCGACGATCGCCTTGAACTGGGCGATGAACCAGGGATCGATCTTGCAGGACTCGTGCACTTCCGCCTCGGTCATGCCTAGGCGCAGCGCCTGGGCGACCATGCGCAGGCGGTCGGGGGTCGGGATGCCGATCGCGGCGCGAATGGCGTTGCGGCCGTCACCGTTCTCGTCGAAATCCGGAACTTCGATCTCGTCGAGGCCGGTCAGCCCGGTTTCAAGCCCGCGAAGCGCCTTCTGCAGCGATTCCGCAAAAGTGCGGCCGATCGCCATCACTTCGCCGACCGATTTCATCGCGGTGGTCAGCGTCGGCTCGGCGCCGGGGAACTTCTCGAAGGCGAAGCGCGGGATCTTGGTGACGACATAGTCGATCGACGGTTCGAAGGAGGCAGGCGTGGCTCCCCCGGTGATGTCGTTCTCCAGCTCGTCGAGCGTATAGCCGATGGCAAGCTTGGCGGCGATCTTGGCGATCGGAAAACCTGTCGCCTTGGAGGCGAGCGCCGACGAGCGCGAGACGCGCGGGTTCATCTCGATGACGACCAGGCGGCCGTTTTCCGGATTGACCGCGAACTGCACGTTCGATCCGCCGGTTTCAACGCCGATTTCGCGCAGAACCGCGATCGAGGCGTTGCGCATGATCTGATATTCCTTGTCGGTCAGCGTCAGCGCCGGCGCGACGGTGATGGAATCGCCCGTGTGGACGCCCATCGGGTCGATGTTTTCGATCGAGCAGATGATGATGCAATTGTCCGCCTTGTCGCGGACGACTTCCATTTCATACTCCTTCCAGCCGAGCACCGACTCCTCGATCAGGACTTCGGTGGTCGGCGAGGCATCGAGACCACCACCGATGATCTCGAAGAATTCCGAGCGGTTGTAGGCGATGCCGCCGCCCGTGCCGCCGAGCGTGAAGGAGGGCCGGATGATTGCCGGAAGGCCGACATCGTCGAGCGCCTGGGCGGCGATCGCCATCGCATGGTTCACGTAGCGCTGCTTGCGGTCGCCTTCGCCGAGATTCCACCTGTTTTCGAGATCGTCGAGGGCGGTGTCCAGTTCGGCACCGGAGAACTTGGCCTTGAGCGCGGCGCGCTCCGCCTCGTGCGCCTTGCGGTCCTGCTCCTTGATGTCGGTGGCGTTCGCCAGCCGCGACTTCGGCGTCTCGAGCCCGATCTTGGCCATCGCCTCGCGGAAAAGGGCGCGGTCTTCGGCCTTGTCGATCGCCTCTGGCTTGGCGCCGATCATCTCGACATTGTAACGATCGAGGACGCCCATCCGCCGCAGGGAAAGCGCCGTATTCAATGCCGTCTGGCCGCCCATGGTCGGCAGCAGCGCGTCGGGGCGCTCCTTGGCAATGATCTTGGCGACGACCTCGGGGGTGATCGGCTCGACATAGGTCGCATCCGCAAGCCCGGGATCGGTCATGATCGTCGCCGGATTGGAGTTGACGAGGATGACGCGGTAACCTTCCTCTTTAAGAGCCTTGCAAGCCTGGGTGCCGGAGTAGTCGAATTCACATGCCTGGCCGATCACGATCGGCCCCGCGCCGATGATGAGGATCGATTTGATATCTTGGCGCTTCGGCATGGTTCTCATCCGTTTTCTGGCTGCGCGAAAAACCGGCCGAGCTGGGAGATCGCCGGCCGGGTGCGCAATGAATGGTGTTTTCAGGCTAGAAGCGGCTTATAGGCAAATGTCTGTGCCAGCGGAACCCCGAAAA contains the following coding sequences:
- the carB gene encoding carbamoyl-phosphate synthase large subunit, whose product is MPKRQDIKSILIIGAGPIVIGQACEFDYSGTQACKALKEEGYRVILVNSNPATIMTDPGLADATYVEPITPEVVAKIIAKERPDALLPTMGGQTALNTALSLRRMGVLDRYNVEMIGAKPEAIDKAEDRALFREAMAKIGLETPKSRLANATDIKEQDRKAHEAERAALKAKFSGAELDTALDDLENRWNLGEGDRKQRYVNHAMAIAAQALDDVGLPAIIRPSFTLGGTGGGIAYNRSEFFEIIGGGLDASPTTEVLIEESVLGWKEYEMEVVRDKADNCIIICSIENIDPMGVHTGDSITVAPALTLTDKEYQIMRNASIAVLREIGVETGGSNVQFAVNPENGRLVVIEMNPRVSRSSALASKATGFPIAKIAAKLAIGYTLDELENDITGGATPASFEPSIDYVVTKIPRFAFEKFPGAEPTLTTAMKSVGEVMAIGRTFAESLQKALRGLETGLTGLDEIEVPDFDENGDGRNAIRAAIGIPTPDRLRMVAQALRLGMTEAEVHESCKIDPWFIAQFKAIVDMEARIREHGLPQDAENLRMLKAMGFSDARLATLTGKRPKEVAELRNALNVRPVYKRIDTCAAEFASPTAYMYSTYETPFVGAARSEAQVSDRKKVVILGGGPNRIGQGIEFDYCCCHAAFALKDAGYEAIMINCNPETVSTDYDTSDRLYFEPLTAEDVIEIMRAEQENGTLHGVIVQFGGQTPLKLAEALEKNGIPILGTAPDAIDLAEDRDRFQKLLMKLDLNQPRNGIAYSVEQARLVAGEIGFPLVVRPSYVLGGRAMQIIHSESMLQSYLLDTVPGLVPEDIKQRYPNDKTGQINTLLGKNPLLFDSYLTNAIEVDVDCLCDGKDVFVSGIMEHIEEAGIHSGDSACSLPVHSLDNDLVDELERQTAALAKALNVGGLMNVQFAIKDGTIYVLEVNPRASRTVPFVAKTIGAPIAKIAARVMAGETLDDAIAAYGKKPDPRNLKHIAVKEAVFPFARFPGVDTLLGPEMRSTGEVIGLDTDYALAFAKSQLGAGVDLPRDGTVFVSVRDEDKARVLPAIRVLVDIGFKVMATGGTARFLAEHGITATKVNKVLEGRPHVEDAIRNRQIQLVINTTDGNKAISDSKSLRRATLMQKVPYYTTMAGAEAAAHAIKALKAGSLEVRPLQSYFEA